The segment GCGGAGCCGGCCGGAGCGGCGGCGGGATTCGCCGCACCGGAGCCGACCGGTCAGATGTACGGGGACGGAGCCGGGGCCGGGGACGCGACCGGGGCGCCGCCCGTGATCCCGGCACAGCCGGACCCGTACGAGCCCAGGGACCGGCTCCGGCCGGAGGAAACGTACAAAATTCATGAAATGGGCGAACCATACGGTCCGGGTGGCCGCTGAGGCCGGTCCCGCCGCCCGGGCGCCCCGGGCCCGGGGACCGGATTGGGCCGATGGCGCCCGGTCAAGTATCCTGGCTCTTCGGTCGCGCCTCGTTCGCGATCCCGGCTGCCCGCTTACCCCGTCGCTGGGGGCGGCAGTCCCTCCCCCGAAGCATCAGCCCGGTGCATCGGCACGACCCGAAAGCAGGAACCGCCCTGAACGCCCACCTCGACCACCGCAACCCCCTCGTGTTCGATACGCACGAGCTGGGCCGGCGTCCCGGTGCGCTCCAGCGGCTCTCCCGTACCGTGTCGGCGCCGAAGGACCTGGGCATCGAGGACGTCGTCGCAGTACCCGAGGGCGACTCCGTCGAGCTGGAGCTCCGTCTGGAGTCGGTCATGGAAGGGGTGCTCGTCACAGGCACCGCCCGTGCCGCGGCCGAGGGGGAGTGCGTAAGGTGTCTGGAGCCGCTGCGCCTCGATGTCGCTGCGGACTTCCAGGAGATGTTCTCGTACCCCGACACCGCCGACCGGATCCGCGGCGCAGCCGCGGCGCCCGGCGACGATGCCGAGGACGAGAGCGTCGTCTATCTCAAGGACGGCCTGTTCGACCTTGAGCCCGTGCTGCGTGACGCGGTGGTGCTCGCACTGCCGATGCAGCCGGTGTGCCGGGAGGACTGTGCCGGACTCTGCCCTCAGTGCGGAATCCGGCTCGACGACGCCCCGGACCACCATCACGACGCCACCGACATTCGTTGGGCGGCATTGCAAGGACTCGCCGGCACCATGAGGGACGGCGAGAAGGACAACATGGGCGGCGCCGACGCCGGCGTCGACGAGAAGCAGGAGAAGTAGCCGTGGCTGTTCCGAAGCGGAAGATGTCGCGCAGCAACACGCGCCACCGCCGGTCGCAGTGGAAGGCTGCGGTCCCCACCCTGGTTTCGTGTGAGCGTTGCCAGGAGCCCAAGCAGCAGCACATCGCGTGCCCGAGCTGCGGCACCTACAACAAGCGCCAGGTCCTCGAGGTCTGAGCGGCTGGTGAGAGGCCTGATGTCAGAGCTGTCCAACGCCGGTGACGGAAAGCCGGCGGACAACGCCGACGCAGTCAACGCAGCCTCGTCCCACACGCTTCTGGAAGGGCGGCTCGGCTATCAAGTCGAGTCCGCCCTTCTGGTGCGTGCGCTGACCCACCGCTCGTACGCGTACGAGAACGGGGGGCTGCCCACCAACGAGCGGCTGGAGTTCCTCGGCGACTCCGTCCTCGGACTGGTGGTCACCGACACCCTTTACCGCCGGCACCCCGATCTGCCCGAGGGGCAGCTCGCCAAGCTGCGGGCCGCGGTCGTCAACTCCCGGGCCCTGGCCGGGGTGGGCCGCGGGCTCGACCTGGGCTCCTTCATCCGGCTCGGCCGGGGCGAAGAGGGCACGGGCGGCCGGGACAAGGCGTCCATCCTCGCCGACACCCTCGAAGCGGTGATCGGCGCGGTCTATCTGGACCGGGGACTCGACGCGGCTTCCGAGCTGGTGCACCGGCTCTTCGACCCGCTGATCGAGAAGTCGTCCAACCTGGGCGCGGGGCTCGACTGGAAGACCAGTCTCCAGGAGCTGACCGCCGCCGAGGGTCTCGGGGTCCCGGAGTATCTCGTCACGGAGACGGGTCCGGACCACGAGAAGACCTTCACCGCTGCTGCCCGCGTCGGTGGTGTCTCGTACGGCACCGGTACCGGCCGCAGCAAGAAGGAAGCGGAGCAGCAGGCCGCCGAGTCGGCCTGGCGGGAGATCCGCGCCGCCGCCGACGCACGGGCCGCCGAGTCCGGTAAGGCCGCGGAAGCGGAAGCCTCCGAAGGCGCCGCCGAAGAGGCCGGGGCGATCGGCGGACCGGGGTCGGCCCAGGCCTGATCCCCGGCCGGCTGCCGGTATCGCACGGCATGTCGAAGCCCCCGTCCGGAATCGTCCGGACGGGGGCTCGATGCCGTTCATCGCCCGTTCGGAGGTACCCTGCGGGCGTCGGCAAGAGCGTATCCGGAGGACTCCGTGCCCGAACTGCCCGAGGTCGAGGTCGTACGCCGCGGACTGCTGCGCTGGGTCACCGGGCGTACGGTCGCCGAGGCACAGGTGTTGCATCCGCGCGCCGTCCGCCGCCATCCGGCCGGTCCCGTCGATTTCACGGCGCAGCTCACCGGCCAGAGCCTCGGCCTCGCCTGCCGCCGCGGCAAGTATCTGTGGTTCTCCCTGGGCCGCACCGGCACCTCCCTCCTCGGCCACCTCGGAATGAGCGGCCAGCTCCTGGTCCAGCCCGAGGGAACCCCCGACGAACGGCATCTGCGGATCAGGATCCGCTTCGACGACTCCATCGGTACGGAGCTGCGCTTCGTCGACCAGCGCACCTTCGGCGGGCTCTCGGTGCACGACAACACCCCCGACGGGCTGCCCGGGGCCATCGCGCACATCGCCCGCGACCCCCTGGACCCGGCCTTCGACGATTCGGCGTTCCTGAACGCGCTGAGGCTGCGCCGCACCACGGTCAAGCGGGCGCTGCTGGACCAGTCGCTGATCAGCGGGGTGGGCAATATCTACGCGGACGAGGCGCTGTGGCGGGCGAGGCTCCACTACGACCGCCCCACGGCGACCCTGACCCGGCCCCGGGCGACCGAGTTGCTCGGTCATGTGCGGGATGTGATGACGGCGGCCCTCGCGGAGGGCGGCACCAGCTTCGACAGCCTGTATGTGAACGTCAACGGCGAATCGGGATACTTCGACCGGTCGCTGGACGCCTATGGGCGGGAGGACGAACCCTGCCGGCGCTGCGGTGCGCCGATCCGCCGCCGCCCGTGGATGAACCGGTCCAGCTACTACTGCCCGCGCTGCCAGCGCCCGCCGCGCCCCTAGAGTCGGCCTCAGGCCCGCCGTAAAGGTTCTCAGGTCCCGTCGTACGGGTCAGTAACCGAAGTTCTGCGTCCACCAGGGGCCGCCGCCGCCCAGATGGACGCCGACGCCGAGGGTCTTGTAGTCGCAGTTGAGGATGTTCGCACGGTGGCCGTCGCTGTTCATCCAGGCATTCATCACCGCGGCCGCGTCCGCCTGGCCTCGGGCGATGTTCTCGGCGGCCAGGTTCTTCACGCCCGACTGCTTCGCCCGGTCCCAGGGCGAGTCGCCGTCCGGGTCGGTGTGGTCGAAGAAGCCGCGGGCCGCCATATCGGCACTGAAGTTCCCGGCGAGGCGGGCGAGCGCGGAGTCGAACCGCAGCGGGCTGCAGCCGACCTTGGCGCGCTCCTGGTTCACCAGCTCCAGCACCTCCGCCTCCATCGCGGTCTCCTTGGAGGAGGAGGCGCTCTGCTTGCGCGGGGGCTCCGGGTTCCGGGTGGCGGGGGAGGAGGACGCGGCCCGCTCCGGGGCGCCGGCCCTCGGTTCCTGCGAGCGGGGCGCGGGGACGGAGGGGCGCCGGGACTCGGTGGCCTTCCCGGCCGTCTGCTCGGTCTTCCGCTCCGGCGGCGCGGCGGACGGCGCTTTGCCGGGGGTGCCGGTCGGGGAGGTCGAGGGCAGCTGCGGAGCGGTGGGTCCGGTGGGGGTGCCGGAAGCGGAGGCCGTCGGCCGGGCACCGTTGTCGCCCTGGGTGTTCAGCGTGGCCCGGCCCTCGGCGCGGACCTCACTGCCGGGGGCGCTGTCGCCGCCGGTGACGAAGGTGGAGCCGCCCGGCAGCAGCCCGGAAGCGACGGCCACGGCACCCATGGCCACCGCGGCGGAGGCGCCCAGCAGCCCCGTCCGCAGGGGTGCGCCCCCGCGCTTGGCGGTGCTTCGATGACGTCCCATCTGGCTGTGCCTTCCTCTTGCCGTGGAGCCCGGAGTGCGCCGAACACATCGCTTACCGGACCCCATCCGGGCAAAACCGGAAACAGGCTCGCCCGAACGGGTGACGTTCGTTGCGAGGGGACTGTACGCCATGAGCTCTGTGACGGAAGTGCTCCATGAGCAAACCGGAGACTACGGTGACGCCATGAACGATGCCGCACGACTGACCGCCTGGGTACGCGGGCGGGTACAAGGAGTGGGCTTCCGCTGGTTCACCAGGGCAAACGCTCTGGAAATCGGGGGGCTCACGGGATTCGCCCTCAATCTCGACGACGGCAGGGTGCAGATCGTGGCCGAGGGGCCGCGTGAGAATTGCCACCGTTTGCTGGAATGGCTCCGTTCCGGCGACACACCCGGGCGCGTCGACGGTGTGACTGAGATCTGGGACACTCCCCGCGGTGGTTACGACGGATTCGCGATCCGCTGACGGATCCCCCGGCGGTGGTTCCTCCGGCCACCCGCACGGCGGACACGTTCTGGCGTCCCCGACCCCCCGCTCCGGACGGAAACCTCCTGGTGGTTGCCAATATCGGCGGTTCGTGCCAGGCTGCGGCCCAGTACGGATGATCTCCACACCCCCGGGCCCCGGAAGGCCGCCCGCGCCGCCTTGTGAGCGGCCGGATGCGCACCGGTTCGGCCGCGCCAGAGGGGCGTGATCGTGTTGACCGTCAAACTTTTTGGTGAGACTCTGGAAGCCCCGCGCACCCCGACTGTCCGGCAGTAGGAACCGCAGCGAGACCAGAGCAGTCACCGCCACTGCCGAGCACCAGCGGGTGCGAATCCCACGACCCACACCGCATCGGTCGGTCACTCAGTGTGGAGGACCATCCATCATGGCAAAGGCGCTTCTCGGTTACGTCGGCGGTTCCGACCCGCGACTTCTCTCCGAGATGCGACGGCTTCAGCAGCGCGTCCAGGACCTCGAATCCGAGCTTGTACGGATCCAGTCCGAGAACGACGCGCTGAGCGCTGCCGTTGCTCAGCACCCGGGAGAGTCGCTGCTCGACAGCATCGACATCGACGTACCGCAGGCGGAGCCCGCGCTCACCTGAGCACGGAGCCGCCGGAGAAACATCGCGCGAAGATATGCAAGGGACGCCTAGGCGTCCCTTCTTTCTTGCCTTCTCGTCTTTCTTGCCTCTTCGCCGGTGACTGTCTTTTCCCGGTGCCTTTGTTTTCTCAGCCGGTGTTTCTACCGAGGCCTTTTCGCTGTCCTTACCCCCGCTGTCCGCCCCTGCCGTCCGCCCCTTCGGCCGCCGGGCCCGCACCGCCCGTCGCCGACGACTCCTCCTTACCCACTGTGTGCCCGGCGCCTCCTAC is part of the Streptomyces qinzhouensis genome and harbors:
- a CDS encoding YceD family protein — translated: MNAHLDHRNPLVFDTHELGRRPGALQRLSRTVSAPKDLGIEDVVAVPEGDSVELELRLESVMEGVLVTGTARAAAEGECVRCLEPLRLDVAADFQEMFSYPDTADRIRGAAAAPGDDAEDESVVYLKDGLFDLEPVLRDAVVLALPMQPVCREDCAGLCPQCGIRLDDAPDHHHDATDIRWAALQGLAGTMRDGEKDNMGGADAGVDEKQEK
- the rpmF gene encoding 50S ribosomal protein L32, whose translation is MAVPKRKMSRSNTRHRRSQWKAAVPTLVSCERCQEPKQQHIACPSCGTYNKRQVLEV
- the rnc gene encoding ribonuclease III; translation: MSELSNAGDGKPADNADAVNAASSHTLLEGRLGYQVESALLVRALTHRSYAYENGGLPTNERLEFLGDSVLGLVVTDTLYRRHPDLPEGQLAKLRAAVVNSRALAGVGRGLDLGSFIRLGRGEEGTGGRDKASILADTLEAVIGAVYLDRGLDAASELVHRLFDPLIEKSSNLGAGLDWKTSLQELTAAEGLGVPEYLVTETGPDHEKTFTAAARVGGVSYGTGTGRSKKEAEQQAAESAWREIRAAADARAAESGKAAEAEASEGAAEEAGAIGGPGSAQA
- the mutM gene encoding bifunctional DNA-formamidopyrimidine glycosylase/DNA-(apurinic or apyrimidinic site) lyase, which gives rise to MPELPEVEVVRRGLLRWVTGRTVAEAQVLHPRAVRRHPAGPVDFTAQLTGQSLGLACRRGKYLWFSLGRTGTSLLGHLGMSGQLLVQPEGTPDERHLRIRIRFDDSIGTELRFVDQRTFGGLSVHDNTPDGLPGAIAHIARDPLDPAFDDSAFLNALRLRRTTVKRALLDQSLISGVGNIYADEALWRARLHYDRPTATLTRPRATELLGHVRDVMTAALAEGGTSFDSLYVNVNGESGYFDRSLDAYGREDEPCRRCGAPIRRRPWMNRSSYYCPRCQRPPRP
- a CDS encoding CAP domain-containing protein, which translates into the protein MGRHRSTAKRGGAPLRTGLLGASAAVAMGAVAVASGLLPGGSTFVTGGDSAPGSEVRAEGRATLNTQGDNGARPTASASGTPTGPTAPQLPSTSPTGTPGKAPSAAPPERKTEQTAGKATESRRPSVPAPRSQEPRAGAPERAASSSPATRNPEPPRKQSASSSKETAMEAEVLELVNQERAKVGCSPLRFDSALARLAGNFSADMAARGFFDHTDPDGDSPWDRAKQSGVKNLAAENIARGQADAAAVMNAWMNSDGHRANILNCDYKTLGVGVHLGGGGPWWTQNFGY
- a CDS encoding acylphosphatase translates to MNDAARLTAWVRGRVQGVGFRWFTRANALEIGGLTGFALNLDDGRVQIVAEGPRENCHRLLEWLRSGDTPGRVDGVTEIWDTPRGGYDGFAIR